Proteins from one Bradyrhizobium amphicarpaeae genomic window:
- a CDS encoding sugar kinase, with the protein MQALFIGQTYIDVVFITDHMPTGDEKHVASDYAVSFGGNAVTAAFCCAKLGIVPDLIATAANDWLGRMFQDMCAKYAISLHGRKVNQSSLSFIMPKDGKRAIVRCRDDEHIHPFPMLNLGGCRVLHVDGHQPDAALHYAKVCREAGILTSLDGGGLRTNTHELLEYIDVAIVAERLCEQMDLTPEKMLDYLKSRGCKIGGITMGEKGLLWYDETGTVQVMPAMPIPRERVIDTNGAGDVFHGAYVYSYLAHPGKSWREHFDFARAASTFKIQRLGNEAGLPTLVDIAKVRHDFEVRA; encoded by the coding sequence ATGCAGGCTCTCTTCATCGGACAGACCTATATCGACGTCGTCTTCATCACCGACCACATGCCGACCGGGGACGAGAAGCACGTGGCTTCGGACTACGCCGTCTCCTTCGGCGGCAACGCCGTGACGGCGGCGTTCTGCTGCGCCAAGCTCGGCATCGTGCCGGATCTGATCGCCACCGCCGCCAATGACTGGCTGGGACGCATGTTCCAGGACATGTGCGCGAAATACGCGATCTCGCTGCACGGGCGGAAGGTCAACCAGTCCTCGCTCTCCTTCATCATGCCCAAGGACGGCAAGCGCGCCATCGTTCGCTGCCGCGACGACGAGCACATCCATCCCTTTCCGATGCTCAATCTCGGCGGCTGCCGCGTGCTGCATGTGGACGGCCACCAGCCGGATGCCGCACTCCATTACGCCAAGGTCTGCCGCGAGGCCGGTATTCTGACCTCGCTCGACGGCGGGGGCCTGCGCACCAACACGCATGAGCTGCTGGAATATATCGACGTCGCCATCGTCGCTGAGCGCCTGTGCGAGCAGATGGACCTGACGCCGGAGAAGATGCTCGACTATCTCAAGAGCCGCGGCTGCAAGATCGGCGGCATCACCATGGGCGAGAAGGGCCTGCTCTGGTACGACGAGACCGGCACGGTGCAGGTGATGCCGGCGATGCCGATCCCGCGCGAGCGCGTGATCGACACCAACGGCGCCGGCGACGTGTTCCACGGCGCCTATGTCTATTCCTATCTGGCCCATCCCGGCAAAAGCTGGCGCGAGCATTTCGATTTTGCCCGGGCCGCCTCGACCTTCAAGATCCAGCGGCTCGGCAACGAGGCCGGCCTGCCGACGCTGGTCGACATCGCCAAGGTCAGGCACGATTTCGAGGTCAGGGCTTAG
- a CDS encoding VOC family protein has product MITGLDHVVALVRDIGAAKAAYQTLLARAPAWQNSGEGADRVLFTLENMTIELMAPSGFSVTADRMRALLDDQEGVLASLCFRVADMSKMHRRLGRVALSPDPVTEVESSDSETGNVLHWKRTRAATELTRGVRMFFLELADERPLSPATDIAPIDALDHVVITTEDSDRAAALYGARLGLDLALDRSHQDWGQLMFFRCGDLIVEVVRRPVAGGDLAHDRLWGLSWRVADIDATRARLIAAGVDVTEVRNGRKPGTRIMTVRNGTCGIQTVLLERSPKPVD; this is encoded by the coding sequence ATGATCACCGGCCTCGATCACGTCGTCGCTCTGGTCAGGGATATCGGTGCAGCCAAGGCGGCCTACCAGACGCTGCTCGCCCGCGCCCCGGCCTGGCAGAACTCCGGCGAGGGCGCCGACCGCGTGCTGTTCACCCTCGAGAACATGACGATCGAGTTGATGGCGCCAAGCGGTTTCAGCGTGACCGCCGATCGCATGCGCGCGCTGCTCGACGACCAGGAAGGCGTGCTCGCCAGCCTGTGCTTTCGTGTCGCGGACATGAGCAAAATGCACCGGCGGCTGGGGCGGGTGGCCTTGAGTCCGGATCCGGTCACCGAGGTCGAAAGCAGCGATTCGGAAACGGGCAATGTCCTGCACTGGAAGCGCACGCGTGCCGCCACGGAACTCACGCGCGGCGTGCGCATGTTCTTCCTCGAACTGGCCGACGAGCGCCCGCTCTCCCCGGCGACCGACATCGCGCCGATCGACGCGCTCGACCACGTCGTGATCACCACTGAGGATTCCGACCGCGCCGCCGCGCTCTACGGCGCGCGGCTCGGCCTCGATCTGGCGCTGGACCGCTCGCACCAGGATTGGGGCCAGCTGATGTTCTTCCGCTGCGGCGATCTCATCGTCGAGGTGGTGCGCAGGCCGGTTGCCGGCGGTGACCTCGCGCATGACCGTCTGTGGGGCCTGAGTTGGCGGGTCGCCGACATCGACGCCACGCGCGCCCGCCTGATCGCCGCCGGCGTCGACGTCACCGAGGTCCGCAACGGCCGCAAGCCTGGCACGCGGATCATGACGGTGCGGAATGGGACCTGCGGGATTCAGACGGTGCTGCTGGAGCGCTCGCCCAAGCCGGTGGATTGA
- a CDS encoding TetR/AcrR family transcriptional regulator, protein MRLRILEAAKQEFSAHGLAGARVDRIAVKAGANKRMLYYHVGNKDELYLAVLEGAYDKIRSEERGLDLEHLDPPEAIRRLIEFTWNYFLRNPEFLSLLQTENLARAKHLKRSTKVKSMHSPFVEMIRTVVRRGVDSGDFQVAVDPVQLYISIAGLCFFYLSNSATLSVIFGRDLLDKKAKDERLAHMVGLVLAALTGQSVALFEIAKAPKARAAVAQTV, encoded by the coding sequence ATGCGGCTGCGCATTCTCGAAGCCGCCAAGCAGGAGTTTTCCGCCCATGGCCTCGCCGGCGCGCGCGTCGATCGCATTGCGGTCAAGGCCGGCGCCAACAAGCGCATGCTGTACTATCACGTCGGCAACAAGGACGAGCTCTATCTCGCCGTGCTCGAAGGCGCCTATGACAAGATCCGCAGCGAGGAGCGGGGGCTCGATCTCGAGCATCTCGATCCCCCCGAGGCGATCAGGCGCCTGATCGAGTTCACCTGGAATTACTTCCTGCGCAATCCCGAATTCCTCTCGCTGCTGCAGACCGAGAACCTCGCGCGCGCAAAACACCTGAAGAGATCGACCAAGGTCAAGTCGATGCACTCGCCCTTCGTCGAGATGATCCGCACCGTGGTGCGCCGCGGCGTCGACAGCGGCGACTTCCAGGTCGCGGTCGATCCGGTGCAGCTCTACATCTCGATCGCGGGGCTCTGCTTCTTCTATCTCTCGAATTCGGCGACGCTCAGCGTGATCTTCGGCCGCGACCTCCTGGACAAGAAGGCCAAGGACGAGCGGCTGGCGCATATGGTCGGCCTCGTGCTGGCTGCGCTGACGGGCCAGTCCGTGGCCCTGTTCGAGATTGCAAAGGCGCCAAAGGCGCGCGCCGCGGTGGCGCAGACGGTTTAG